In Chroicocephalus ridibundus chromosome 21, bChrRid1.1, whole genome shotgun sequence, the sequence CGCTGCCGTCAGGGCTCTCCTGGCCAGGGAGGCCCCACGccggcccctgccagaggaggcacAGACCCACAGGCACCACTTACCCTTTTCCTGAGCAGAGCGAGGCAGGAGCACTGGATGCCAGCGCTCGGCCAGGCCAGCGCTTTTATGCTGCTCCAGCGAGCGTGGGGAGGAGCTGGCCACGCCGGGGGCACGTGGCCCGTGGCAACcaagcccctgcctcctccctgcgtGGCACGGGGCTGTTTTGCTGACGCCGTTTCCTCAGCAGCCCCAACCCGCTCTATCAGCCCCTGCAATTACCCCGCTCGCACGCTTGCCAGCTGCCACCTCATGGGCCAAATGAGCCCCGCTGTCTTTTCATTATCTCGCTGCGTAAGAGGGCACGCAGCGTGACAAAGGCTGACTGCAGGCGCCCTGCGTGCCATAGCTCTTCCCCAAGGGCTTGCTCTCGGGGCGGACCCGGGCCTTCTTTGCAGTGCCACAGGGAAGTCCGGGCTCGTGGTGCTGGCCAAGAAGGCAGCCTTGCAAAGGCCTCCCGCATGCCAGCGCCCACATGACGTACACTGTGTGGCTATTATCTGCCGAGGCGCGAGGTTACgaaatgccaaaggaaaggcACTCCTCTCGGACACTGCCTGCTCAGCACGATGCATCACTCGCCAGTCCAACGGAGCCGGTCTCCATGCGCCTGCGGGCCCTGGCCATGGACCTGTGCAAGCCTGGGGGAGAAAGACCCCTCGTGCTCTTCCCGGAGGTACATGGTGCAAGGAGCACGGACACCCACCTGGACCCACAGGgcacaggctcctgccagccctgccccagccttgtAAAGCCCTCTCAAGTGTCCCCGCAAGCCCATTGCTGGGAGATGGTGCCGGTCAGGGGCTGCCCCTGGCGTGCTCTTGACATGGGAGCTCCGTCTGCTGGCGCGACcacagcagcccccggctgggctggccccgCTGGCACTCGcggctctcctgccagcagagcctggctgcgggcacagggcacagctctcTTTGGAGGGCAGAGCACgaggcaggcagcgaggagctgcaggagcagggccctctCCTGTTGTGCGCGCCCCCGGCAGGGAGATGCCTGCTCTCATTTAGTCCatgaagcagaaaggggaggaaagcctGGGAAGCGGCATGTGCTGGTGTGGCGAGGGGATGCTGACTCAGGGAGGGGCAGAAGGACAGCCccatcttcctcagcagcagggagtGCCGCCTCTGCAGATTGGCCCAGGTGGTGCTGAGCAATGGCGGGGCCACTATAAAAGCTCTCCCTCTGCCACGCTCTCCCAACCACTGctctggctgccttctcctcGAGGAACAGGGTAAGTCCGCGAGCGCTTCTCCTCCTGGACCCCTGCAAGGACCTGGGTTCTTTTGTCTTGGgcgctcccctctgctgctctctcaccaTCTCTGCCCTCTTGCAGAGCACCATCTCATCCCGCACAAAGATGTCTTGCTACGACCTGTGCCCACCAAAAACCAGCGTCGCCGTCCCTCAGCCCATCGCTGAGAGCTGCAACGAGCTGTGcgcccgccagtgccccga encodes:
- the LOC134526119 gene encoding LOW QUALITY PROTEIN: uncharacterized protein LOC134526119 (The sequence of the model RefSeq protein was modified relative to this genomic sequence to represent the inferred CDS: deleted 2 bases in 1 codon) produces the protein MTYTVWLLSAEARGYEMPKERHSSRTLPAQHDASLASPTEPVSMRLRALAMDLCKPGGERPLVLFPEKDSPIFLSSRECRLCRLAQVVLSNGGATIKALPLPRSPNHCSGCLLLEEQSLPSCRAPSHPTKMSCYDLCPPKTSVAVPQPIAESCNELCARQCPDSSAFIQPPPVVVTFPGPILSSFPQQAVVGSSGAPAFGGSLGLGGLYGAGATQGSGGLCTFGRPYAAPACSPCVLPRYTKKLWDTCGPC